In a genomic window of Flavobacterium sp. KACC 22761:
- a CDS encoding NAD(P)H-dependent oxidoreductase: MKHLIIYAHPNPYSLNAQFKNALANHLHDHEVILRDLNELNFNPVLSLEDMAGQRKGEVADDVKAEQELIIWADCITFIYPIWWTGLPAIMKGYVDRVFSYGFAYRYDQGIQKGLLTGKKAVIINTHGKSHEEYNAIGMDRALELTSDKGIYSYCGFEIKKHLFFDRADRVTPEMAEKWIDEIVSVY, from the coding sequence ATGAAACATTTAATTATTTATGCGCACCCAAATCCTTACAGCTTAAATGCACAATTCAAAAATGCATTGGCTAATCACCTTCATGATCATGAAGTAATCTTAAGAGACTTAAATGAACTTAATTTTAATCCCGTGCTATCACTAGAAGATATGGCGGGCCAGAGAAAAGGAGAAGTTGCAGACGATGTAAAAGCAGAACAAGAGTTGATTATTTGGGCAGATTGCATCACATTTATATATCCTATCTGGTGGACTGGCCTGCCTGCCATTATGAAAGGTTATGTTGACCGTGTTTTTAGCTATGGATTTGCCTATCGTTATGATCAGGGAATACAAAAGGGGCTACTTACAGGAAAAAAAGCGGTAATTATTAATACACATGGTAAATCACACGAGGAGTACAACGCAATCGGTATGGACAGAGCGTTGGAATTGACTTCTGATAAAGGCATTTATTCGTACTGTGGGTTTGAAATAAAAAAGCATCTCTTTTTTGACCGAGCGGATCGTGTGACACCAGAAATGGCTGAAAAATGGATTGATGAGATAGTCTCTGTATACTGA
- a CDS encoding helix-turn-helix domain-containing protein, producing MHNNDEILSGRIPVPDEFQEVFSHFYFAENYSAATITKTLIPSYQTIMIFSFGLNAYIHSDAIEKIEVDKCIVVGPIKKAFDYSLPPANKILVANFKDDAFYRFFGAAAIAEHLPIDPNSLLEENCFTALWHKLDELNDKEKQVHYILEFCRPYLRARNTIAEQLIDLKDTSYNAIKKVAAHENQSERTIQLNHKKHLGYSAKEISRYQRFLKAIKMIQNIASKATKDDWFEIIDQCGYYDQSQLINDFKYYLNLSPTKYLKLQRSICNPIS from the coding sequence ATGCATAATAATGACGAAATATTGAGTGGCAGAATACCAGTTCCTGATGAATTTCAAGAGGTGTTTTCTCATTTTTATTTTGCTGAAAACTATTCAGCTGCGACCATTACCAAGACGCTGATACCGTCATACCAAACCATTATGATCTTCAGTTTTGGGTTAAATGCATATATCCACTCTGATGCTATTGAAAAAATTGAAGTCGACAAATGTATTGTGGTGGGGCCAATTAAAAAAGCCTTCGATTACTCGCTTCCCCCCGCAAACAAGATTTTGGTTGCCAATTTTAAAGATGATGCATTCTATCGTTTTTTTGGAGCTGCTGCCATAGCCGAGCATCTGCCTATTGATCCCAATTCGCTGCTGGAAGAGAACTGTTTTACAGCCTTGTGGCATAAGCTTGATGAGCTTAACGATAAAGAAAAACAAGTGCACTATATCCTAGAATTCTGCAGACCATATCTGAGAGCTCGCAACACTATAGCAGAACAGTTAATAGACCTTAAGGATACATCATACAATGCAATAAAAAAAGTCGCTGCGCACGAAAATCAGAGTGAGCGCACTATACAGCTCAACCACAAAAAGCATTTGGGCTATTCTGCCAAGGAGATAAGCCGTTACCAACGTTTTCTGAAAGCCATTAAGATGATACAAAATATCGCAAGCAAGGCAACTAAAGACGATTGGTTCGAAATTATTGATCAATGCGGTTATTACGACCAGAGCCAATTGATCAACGATTTCAAGTATTATTTAAATTTAAGCCCTACCAAATACCTCAAATTGCAGCGCAGTATCTGCAATCCCATAAGCTAG